From Pandoraea norimbergensis, the proteins below share one genomic window:
- a CDS encoding DUF4148 domain-containing protein, with the protein MKKNLLTAVALVGFAMAAGSAFADQTQTGGVTRAHVRAELQAARELGLSPVTEFNFPYTYEQSIQLQKRTAEIEAAQQGVATQPMTN; encoded by the coding sequence ATGAAAAAGAACCTGTTGACTGCCGTCGCGCTCGTTGGCTTTGCCATGGCCGCCGGTTCGGCATTTGCTGATCAGACGCAAACGGGTGGTGTGACGCGTGCGCATGTGCGCGCTGAACTGCAAGCGGCTCGCGAACTCGGTCTGTCGCCGGTGACGGAATTCAACTTCCCGTACACCTATGAACAGTCGATTCAACTGCAAAAACGTACGGCCGAAATTGAAGCCGCACAGCAAGGTGTCGCAACGCAACCGATGACCAACTAA
- a CDS encoding MFS transporter yields MSDPLSQGPQSPSTPQPPAQPARTVSQTALPLLVASTFFMENLDATIITTSLPAMAHDFGVAPSALSIGLSAYLVALAAFIPASGWLADRLGPRRVFPSAIALFTLASVLCAMSTSLDMFTVCRVLQGLAGAMMVPVGRLVVLRNTPKPALVRAIATITWPGLAAPVLGPALGGFISSTWSWHWIFLINVPLGIAAFAAALWLVKPSPGQRKPFDFAGFVASGVGASALMFGVELASRTPADWPMAIGCLVVGGVAMVWSVRHFLRTPHPLINLGAIRVQTFAVVVWGGSLFRIAIGSAPFLLPLMFQLAFGMSAVTSGLLMLALFAGNLGIKPATTPIMRRFGFRGVLLGNGVLVAIGFALCALLTATTPLWISALVLLFGGICRSVQFTTLATMGFADVPPDDMSGASTLFSALQQMTSGLGIALGALVLKMTEVAGATPYSAASFRWTFVVMGALALLGLIDGARLPADAGAQVSGHSPRTVR; encoded by the coding sequence GTGTCCGACCCGTTATCGCAAGGCCCGCAATCGCCATCAACACCCCAGCCGCCGGCACAACCCGCCCGGACGGTGTCGCAAACGGCCTTGCCGTTGCTCGTCGCGTCGACTTTCTTCATGGAGAACCTCGACGCGACGATTATCACCACGTCGCTGCCCGCCATGGCGCACGACTTCGGGGTTGCCCCTTCCGCGCTTTCCATCGGCTTGTCGGCCTATCTGGTCGCACTCGCTGCGTTTATCCCCGCGAGTGGATGGCTGGCTGACCGGCTCGGGCCGCGCCGCGTATTCCCGTCGGCGATTGCCTTGTTCACGCTCGCTTCGGTGCTGTGCGCGATGAGCACCAGCCTCGACATGTTCACCGTGTGCCGTGTGCTGCAAGGGCTGGCAGGCGCGATGATGGTGCCCGTCGGACGGCTCGTCGTGTTGCGCAACACCCCCAAACCGGCGCTCGTTCGCGCCATCGCCACCATCACATGGCCCGGGCTTGCCGCGCCGGTACTTGGGCCCGCGTTGGGCGGCTTCATCTCGTCGACGTGGAGCTGGCACTGGATCTTCCTCATCAACGTGCCGCTGGGCATCGCTGCGTTCGCTGCGGCGTTGTGGCTGGTCAAGCCGTCGCCGGGTCAGCGCAAGCCGTTCGACTTTGCGGGCTTCGTCGCGAGCGGGGTCGGCGCGAGTGCGCTGATGTTCGGCGTGGAGCTGGCCAGCCGCACACCGGCGGACTGGCCGATGGCGATCGGTTGTCTCGTCGTGGGCGGCGTCGCCATGGTGTGGTCGGTGCGGCACTTCCTTCGCACACCGCATCCGCTCATCAATCTGGGCGCGATACGGGTGCAGACATTCGCGGTGGTGGTCTGGGGCGGTTCGCTATTCCGGATTGCCATCGGCAGCGCGCCGTTTCTGCTGCCGCTCATGTTTCAGTTAGCGTTCGGCATGAGCGCGGTGACGTCGGGGTTGCTGATGCTGGCGCTGTTCGCGGGCAACCTCGGGATCAAGCCCGCCACGACACCGATCATGCGGCGCTTCGGTTTTCGTGGCGTGCTGCTCGGTAATGGCGTGCTTGTGGCGATCGGCTTCGCGTTGTGTGCGCTGCTCACGGCAACGACGCCGCTCTGGATCAGTGCGCTCGTACTGCTCTTCGGCGGTATCTGCCGTTCGGTGCAGTTCACGACGTTGGCGACCATGGGCTTTGCCGACGTGCCGCCCGACGACATGAGCGGGGCATCGACCCTCTTCTCAGCGTTGCAGCAGATGACCTCGGGGCTGGGCATCGCGCTCGGCGCGCTGGTGCTCAAGATGACCGAAGTGGCCGGTGCCACGCCCTACAGCGCGGCAAGCTTCCGCTGGACGTTTGTCGTGATGGGCGCGCTGGCGTTGCTCGGCTTGATCGATGGCGCGCGCCTTCCGGCCGATGCCGGCGCACAAGTCAGCGGACATTCGCCCCGGACGGTTCGCTGA
- a CDS encoding acyl-CoA dehydrogenase family protein translates to MTSKGLDSESFALLLATVQRFIRERLVPAENDVEEDDEVPAALVEDMKEMGLFGLSIPEEYGGIGLSMAQEVRVAYEFGQTSLAFRSVFGTNVGIGSQGILMDGTDAQKSDLLPRVASGDLVMSFALTEPDAGSDPAALKTRAVLDGDTYVIDGVKRFITNAPRAGAFTLMARTGGEGAGGISAFIVPADTPGLSLGKPDKKMGQRGTKTCDVVLDGVRVPAANIIGGEAGKGFKTAMKVLDRGRLHVAALSCGMAQRILNEAVAYARERKQFGQRIGDFQLVQAMLADSQAELYAGWSMVQDCANRYDAKPAGKRDAEVSMLASCAKLFCTEMVGRVADRGVQVHGGAGYINEYKVERFYRDVRLLRLYEGTTQIQQLIIGRALMQDD, encoded by the coding sequence ATGACATCGAAAGGACTGGATAGCGAATCGTTCGCGCTGCTGCTCGCGACCGTGCAACGTTTTATTCGCGAGCGGCTTGTGCCCGCCGAGAACGACGTCGAAGAAGACGACGAAGTGCCTGCCGCGCTGGTCGAGGACATGAAGGAGATGGGCCTCTTCGGCCTGTCGATTCCCGAGGAGTACGGCGGCATCGGCTTGTCGATGGCGCAGGAAGTGCGCGTGGCCTATGAGTTCGGTCAGACGTCGCTGGCGTTTCGCTCGGTTTTCGGCACCAACGTCGGCATCGGCTCGCAAGGCATTCTGATGGACGGCACCGACGCGCAGAAAAGCGACCTGCTGCCACGCGTGGCGAGTGGCGATCTGGTCATGTCGTTCGCGCTGACGGAGCCCGATGCCGGGTCCGATCCCGCCGCACTCAAGACACGTGCCGTGCTCGACGGCGACACCTATGTCATCGACGGCGTGAAGCGTTTCATCACTAACGCGCCGCGCGCCGGGGCGTTCACGCTGATGGCGCGCACGGGCGGCGAGGGCGCAGGCGGCATCTCGGCGTTCATCGTGCCCGCCGACACCCCGGGGCTCTCGCTCGGCAAGCCCGACAAGAAGATGGGGCAGCGTGGCACGAAGACCTGCGACGTGGTGCTCGACGGCGTGCGCGTGCCGGCAGCCAATATCATCGGCGGCGAGGCGGGCAAGGGTTTCAAAACTGCCATGAAGGTGCTCGATCGCGGCCGCCTGCATGTGGCGGCGCTCTCCTGCGGCATGGCACAGCGCATTCTCAACGAAGCCGTAGCGTATGCGCGCGAGCGCAAGCAGTTCGGGCAACGCATCGGCGACTTTCAACTGGTGCAGGCCATGCTGGCCGACAGTCAGGCCGAGCTTTATGCCGGTTGGTCGATGGTGCAGGACTGTGCGAATCGATACGACGCGAAACCGGCGGGCAAGCGCGACGCCGAAGTGAGCATGCTGGCGTCGTGCGCCAAGCTGTTCTGTACCGAAATGGTCGGGCGCGTGGCCGATCGCGGCGTGCAGGTGCATGGCGGCGCGGGCTATATCAACGAGTACAAGGTCGAGCGCTTCTATCGCGACGTGCGCCTGCTGCGTCTTTACGAAGGCACGACGCAGATTCAGCAACTGATTATCGGCCGCGCATTGATGCAGGACGATTGA
- the nirB gene encoding nitrite reductase large subunit NirB: protein MRKPRLVVIGNGMAGIRTLEELLEIAPNQYDITVFGAEPHPNYNRILLSPVLAGEQAFADIVLNPLDWYAGKGITLHLGKEVTQIDRPRRVVRCADGTEAPYDRLLIATGSSPFILPVPGKDLDGVISYRDIRDTETMIETARVKRHAVVIGGGLLGLEAANGLKLRGMEVTVVHLAETLLERQLDATAGKLLQQSLEARGLTFRLSHQTAAILGDSDDGATGAVRAVRFANGEEIAADLVVMAAGIRPNTTLAEAAGLYCSRGIVVSDTLQTYDPRIYAVGECVSHRGVAYGLVAPLFEQAKVCANHLALMGIGSYRGSVLSTKLKVTGIDLFSAGDFLGGDGTEEIVLSDPAGGVYKKLVIRDDKLVGACLYGDTADGAWYFKLLREGRALGELRNSIMFGESSVGDVGTQGQSRAAGMADTDEVCGCNGVCKGTIVKAITEKGLFTLDDVKKHTKAASSCGSCAGLCEQILMSTLGSTYDAAPKEKAICGCTDLSHADVRRAVREHRLTSHRAAYDFLEWRTPNGCATCRPALNYYMLSTWPKEAVDDPQSRFVNERVHANIQKDNTFSVVPQMKGGVTNASELRRIADVADKYQIPMVKVTGGQRIDLLGVKKEDLVSVWRDLGMPSGHAYGKSIRTVKTCVGSEFCRFGTQNSTQMGIDLETMLANMWSPHKVKLAVSGCPRNCAEAGIKDVGVIAVDSGWELYVGGNGGIKTEVAEFLVKVKTAEEVKEYTGAFLQLYREEAYYLDRTVHYLARVGLDYVKQRVVHDAANRRALFERLLYALDGLPDPWQARIDGKQANEYVPLKPVIPITPVAVKSAAAPATA, encoded by the coding sequence ATGCGCAAACCTCGTCTGGTCGTCATCGGCAATGGCATGGCCGGTATCCGCACGCTCGAGGAGCTGCTGGAGATCGCGCCGAATCAATACGACATCACCGTGTTCGGGGCGGAGCCGCATCCGAACTACAACCGCATCCTGCTCTCGCCGGTGCTCGCGGGTGAACAAGCGTTCGCCGACATCGTGCTCAACCCGCTCGATTGGTATGCCGGGAAGGGCATCACGCTGCACTTGGGCAAAGAGGTCACGCAAATCGACCGCCCGCGCCGCGTCGTGCGCTGTGCCGATGGCACCGAAGCGCCTTACGATCGCCTGTTGATCGCAACCGGATCGAGCCCGTTCATCCTGCCGGTGCCGGGCAAGGATCTCGATGGCGTGATCAGTTATCGCGACATTCGCGATACCGAAACCATGATCGAGACCGCTCGCGTCAAGCGTCACGCGGTGGTCATCGGCGGCGGCCTGCTCGGTCTGGAAGCGGCCAACGGTCTGAAGCTGCGCGGCATGGAAGTCACGGTGGTGCATCTGGCCGAGACGTTGCTTGAGCGCCAGCTCGATGCCACGGCGGGCAAGTTGTTGCAGCAGTCGCTGGAAGCACGCGGCCTGACGTTCCGGCTGTCGCATCAGACGGCGGCGATTCTCGGCGACAGTGACGACGGTGCGACCGGTGCCGTGCGCGCGGTGCGCTTTGCCAATGGTGAAGAGATCGCGGCAGATCTGGTCGTGATGGCGGCCGGCATTCGCCCGAACACGACGCTCGCCGAAGCGGCGGGCTTGTACTGTTCGCGCGGCATTGTCGTCTCCGACACGCTCCAGACTTACGACCCGCGCATCTACGCGGTCGGTGAATGTGTGAGCCATCGCGGCGTGGCCTACGGCCTCGTCGCCCCGCTGTTCGAACAGGCCAAGGTCTGCGCGAATCACCTCGCGTTGATGGGCATCGGCAGCTATCGCGGCTCGGTGCTCTCGACCAAGCTCAAGGTCACCGGCATCGATCTGTTTTCGGCAGGCGATTTTCTGGGCGGGGACGGCACCGAAGAAATCGTGTTGTCCGACCCGGCCGGTGGCGTCTACAAGAAGCTCGTGATTCGCGACGACAAACTCGTCGGCGCCTGCCTGTACGGCGACACCGCCGACGGTGCGTGGTACTTCAAGCTGCTGCGCGAAGGGCGCGCGCTGGGTGAGTTGCGCAACAGCATCATGTTCGGTGAATCGAGCGTGGGCGACGTCGGCACGCAAGGGCAAAGCCGCGCCGCGGGCATGGCCGATACCGATGAGGTATGTGGCTGCAACGGTGTGTGCAAGGGCACCATCGTGAAGGCCATCACCGAGAAGGGACTCTTCACGCTCGATGACGTGAAGAAGCACACCAAGGCGGCCAGCTCGTGCGGCTCATGCGCCGGGCTGTGCGAGCAGATTCTGATGAGCACGCTGGGCTCGACTTACGACGCGGCACCCAAAGAAAAGGCGATCTGCGGCTGCACCGACCTGTCGCATGCCGACGTGCGTCGCGCCGTGCGCGAGCATCGGCTGACGTCGCATCGCGCGGCCTACGATTTTCTCGAATGGCGCACGCCCAACGGGTGCGCGACCTGCCGTCCGGCGCTCAACTACTACATGCTCAGCACGTGGCCCAAGGAAGCCGTGGACGATCCGCAAAGCCGCTTCGTCAACGAGCGTGTGCACGCCAACATCCAGAAGGACAACACGTTCTCGGTCGTGCCGCAGATGAAGGGCGGTGTGACGAACGCAAGTGAGCTGCGCCGCATCGCCGACGTCGCGGACAAGTACCAGATTCCGATGGTCAAGGTCACGGGCGGGCAGCGTATCGACTTGCTCGGCGTGAAGAAGGAAGACCTCGTAAGCGTGTGGCGTGATCTGGGCATGCCGTCCGGACACGCCTACGGCAAGTCGATCCGCACCGTGAAGACGTGTGTGGGCAGCGAGTTTTGCCGCTTCGGCACGCAGAACAGCACGCAGATGGGCATCGATCTGGAGACCATGCTCGCGAACATGTGGTCGCCGCACAAGGTGAAGCTGGCCGTGTCGGGCTGTCCGCGAAATTGTGCCGAGGCGGGCATCAAGGACGTGGGCGTGATCGCCGTCGACTCGGGCTGGGAACTGTATGTGGGCGGCAACGGTGGCATCAAGACGGAAGTGGCCGAGTTTCTCGTCAAGGTGAAGACGGCCGAAGAGGTCAAGGAATACACCGGCGCGTTTCTTCAGTTGTATCGCGAAGAAGCCTACTACCTCGATCGCACGGTGCACTACCTCGCGCGGGTAGGACTCGATTACGTGAAGCAACGCGTGGTGCACGACGCGGCCAATCGTCGCGCGTTGTTTGAGCGGTTGCTCTATGCACTCGATGGTCTGCCCGACCCGTGGCAAGCGCGTATCGACGGCAAGCAGGCGAATGAGTATGTGCCGCTCAAGCCGGTCATTCCCATCACACCGGTCGCCGTGAAATCTGCGGCTGCCCCTGCCACCGCCTGA
- a CDS encoding DUF1656 domain-containing protein has protein sequence MSGEIDIYGVFVPMLLALMIVAFVLTGALRFVLARTGFYKLVWHRSLFNLAVYIIALGGIVAIVRACQS, from the coding sequence ATGAGCGGAGAGATCGACATCTACGGCGTATTCGTGCCGATGCTGCTGGCCCTGATGATCGTGGCCTTCGTGCTGACAGGTGCGCTGCGCTTCGTGCTCGCGCGCACCGGCTTTTACAAGCTGGTCTGGCACCGTTCGTTATTCAACCTTGCTGTGTACATCATTGCGCTGGGCGGCATTGTCGCTATCGTGCGCGCCTGCCAATCATGA
- a CDS encoding efflux transporter outer membrane subunit — translation MSAVAAATALVAGCTTVGPDYHLPENSVMRSAQANGPIATANQRAVSIGEVPDDWWQLYDDPKLDALVKQALAANTNVRVAVANVQRAIAMYHEVESENLPQGGVEANAARAQLSGESFLQEEKLPVINLAAAALSISYQIDFFGRLARADEAALAAAEASHAALDVARVSVAAETVRAYVQSCAANHEFDIANDQLKLQEKSVAITRKLVDVGRDQPTDLLRAQSQADTLRAALPHFKAQHEAATYRLAVMLGKVPGSLDPKVTECRQIPQLKQALPVGDGTALLKRRPDVRQAERELASATAKIGVATADLYPTIRIGASVGASGMLEHFGQGRTEQWSVGPMISWSLPTNGVRAHIKGMEAGADAALAHFDGVVLKALQETQTSLSAYTHELERDDALRDARDKSSLAADQNRRLYQAGRAPYLTSLDADRTHASTEAALAASQTQVAMDQINLFLALGGGWQSSAANDATSLAESHAKHEKGEEGENAQSAPEAPVVKTN, via the coding sequence ATGAGTGCGGTGGCTGCGGCCACGGCACTCGTCGCGGGCTGCACCACCGTCGGTCCCGACTACCATCTGCCAGAGAACTCGGTGATGCGCTCGGCGCAAGCCAATGGCCCGATCGCGACGGCCAACCAGCGCGCCGTGTCGATCGGCGAGGTGCCGGACGACTGGTGGCAACTCTATGACGACCCGAAGCTTGACGCGCTCGTGAAGCAGGCCCTCGCTGCAAACACCAACGTGCGCGTGGCCGTGGCCAACGTGCAGCGCGCGATTGCGATGTATCACGAGGTCGAATCGGAGAATCTGCCGCAAGGCGGCGTCGAAGCCAACGCAGCGCGCGCGCAGCTTTCGGGCGAGAGTTTTCTTCAGGAAGAAAAGCTGCCGGTGATCAATCTTGCCGCCGCAGCGCTGTCGATTTCATATCAGATCGACTTCTTCGGCAGACTCGCCCGTGCGGATGAAGCCGCGCTCGCCGCCGCCGAAGCCAGCCACGCGGCACTCGATGTGGCCCGCGTCAGCGTGGCCGCCGAAACCGTGCGCGCCTACGTGCAAAGCTGCGCGGCCAATCACGAATTCGACATCGCCAACGATCAACTGAAGTTGCAGGAAAAGAGTGTGGCGATCACGCGCAAGCTCGTCGACGTCGGCCGCGATCAGCCGACCGATCTGTTGCGCGCACAGTCGCAGGCCGACACGCTGCGCGCCGCCCTGCCCCACTTCAAGGCACAACACGAAGCCGCCACGTACCGGCTCGCCGTGATGCTCGGCAAGGTGCCGGGCTCGCTCGATCCGAAGGTGACCGAGTGCCGTCAGATTCCGCAACTCAAGCAGGCGCTGCCCGTCGGTGACGGTACGGCACTGCTCAAGCGCCGCCCCGACGTGCGTCAGGCAGAGCGCGAACTGGCCTCGGCCACGGCCAAGATCGGCGTAGCCACGGCAGACTTGTATCCGACCATCCGTATCGGGGCGTCGGTCGGCGCCAGCGGCATGCTCGAACACTTCGGGCAGGGCCGTACGGAACAGTGGAGCGTGGGACCGATGATCTCGTGGTCGCTGCCGACCAACGGCGTGCGCGCCCACATCAAGGGCATGGAAGCCGGCGCGGATGCGGCGCTCGCGCACTTCGACGGCGTGGTGCTCAAGGCCTTGCAGGAAACGCAGACGTCCCTGTCGGCCTACACCCACGAACTCGAACGCGACGACGCCCTGCGCGATGCCCGCGACAAGTCGAGTCTCGCGGCGGATCAGAATCGCAGGCTGTATCAGGCCGGGCGCGCGCCGTACCTCACGAGTCTCGACGCCGATCGCACGCATGCCAGTACGGAAGCCGCACTGGCCGCCTCGCAGACACAAGTCGCCATGGATCAGATCAACCTGTTCCTCGCCCTTGGCGGTGGCTGGCAGTCGAGTGCCGCTAACGATGCGACTTCACTGGCAGAATCGCATGCGAAGCACGAGAAGGGGGAGGAGGGGGAGAACGCGCAGAGCGCCCCCGAGGCACCGGTCGTCAAGACAAACTGA
- a CDS encoding MarR family winged helix-turn-helix transcriptional regulator — protein MTSLESLRFAFTSHLLLAGKQWRQLSQSAIVEYGISAASAGPLLFIRRLGQGVRQVELAEYVGLEGASLVRLLDQLCAAGLVLREVDASDRRANALRLTEAGEALAEKLEIELSQLRAKVFANVPREDFEAVLRVFEILSSATGPDATILAMVPPKK, from the coding sequence ATGACCTCCCTAGAATCGCTCCGCTTCGCTTTCACCAGCCACCTGTTGCTGGCCGGTAAGCAGTGGCGCCAGTTATCGCAAAGCGCAATCGTCGAGTACGGCATTTCTGCCGCCAGCGCCGGGCCGCTGCTGTTCATCCGCCGTCTTGGCCAGGGTGTGCGTCAGGTCGAGCTTGCCGAATATGTCGGGCTCGAAGGCGCCTCGCTGGTACGGCTGCTCGATCAGTTGTGCGCCGCCGGGCTCGTGCTGCGCGAAGTCGATGCCAGCGACCGGCGCGCCAACGCGCTGCGGCTGACGGAGGCCGGCGAAGCGCTCGCCGAAAAGCTCGAAATCGAACTCAGCCAGTTGCGCGCGAAGGTTTTCGCCAACGTGCCCCGCGAGGATTTCGAAGCGGTGTTGCGCGTGTTCGAAATCCTCTCCAGCGCGACGGGTCCCGATGCGACCATTCTCGCGATGGTGCCCCCCAAGAAGTAA
- a CDS encoding FUSC family protein, whose translation MFNWPSSRDWIFSIKAFVASMLALYIALALGLPRPYWAMATVYIVSHPLTGATRSKALYRVLGTLLGAAASIVFVPALVNTPELLMAAVGLWTGTLLYISLLHRSPRSYVFLLASYTLPLIALPAVGTPDGIFDIAVARSEEIILGIVCASVVGAVILPTSVAKVLHDRSGRWLVDAARWTMDMLSADPDGKASRHMSRHRMAADILALDQLISQLSYDADTSARVRDAQELRGRMTMMMPVLSTVASLVQTLRQHPQGAPEALEAKMADVVAWLRQGAPSPAPAHLLKPAALPGEASDWYAALVSATEDRLRSLVQLWQDCVSLQRRFGQTDDAPEWKPAFPYWELGGARHYDHGLLLFSTISAALCTFLMGMAWIYTGWNDGAAGVSLGAVACCFFAAMDEPAPFIRSFFWATAVCVVFAAVYVFFILTNAHDFGLLVAMFAVPYLLLGTFIPQPRFTMVAMLVAVNTASFVGIQGGYSADFSAFFNSNIAGLAGVLFALLWTLQTRPFGTRVAMRRLIHSSWRDIAKNAVGRSVAEHGRLRARLLDRLGQLVPRLAASESETSSDGFTEVRVELSALALQRELPHLNSSQRDAVQAVLTDVARFYQSRLDEQVSQPDTTLHDKLLGAVRSLVAHSDQASRSARASLMDIHIALFPATRPESAQ comes from the coding sequence GTGTTCAATTGGCCATCCTCACGCGACTGGATTTTCTCGATCAAGGCGTTTGTCGCCTCGATGCTGGCGCTCTACATCGCGCTCGCGCTCGGCCTGCCACGCCCTTACTGGGCGATGGCCACGGTCTACATCGTGTCGCATCCGCTCACGGGCGCCACGCGCTCCAAGGCCCTGTACCGGGTGCTGGGCACGCTGCTCGGCGCAGCCGCATCGATCGTCTTCGTTCCCGCGCTGGTCAATACGCCTGAATTGCTGATGGCCGCGGTCGGCCTGTGGACCGGCACGCTGCTCTATATTTCGTTGCTCCATCGCTCGCCGCGCAGCTATGTGTTTTTGCTCGCGTCGTACACGCTGCCGCTGATTGCTCTGCCTGCGGTGGGGACACCCGACGGTATCTTCGACATCGCCGTGGCGCGCTCGGAAGAGATCATTCTCGGCATCGTCTGTGCGAGCGTCGTCGGCGCGGTCATCCTGCCCACCAGCGTGGCGAAGGTATTGCACGATCGCTCGGGCCGCTGGCTGGTCGATGCCGCGCGCTGGACCATGGACATGCTCTCGGCCGACCCCGACGGCAAGGCCTCGCGCCACATGAGCCGCCACCGGATGGCGGCCGACATTCTGGCGCTCGATCAATTGATCAGCCAGCTTTCGTACGACGCCGACACATCGGCGCGTGTACGCGATGCGCAAGAACTGCGCGGGCGCATGACGATGATGATGCCGGTGCTCTCGACCGTCGCATCGCTGGTACAGACGCTTCGCCAGCACCCGCAAGGGGCCCCGGAAGCGCTCGAAGCCAAGATGGCCGACGTGGTCGCATGGCTGCGTCAGGGCGCCCCGTCACCAGCGCCTGCCCATCTGCTCAAGCCGGCGGCATTGCCCGGCGAGGCCTCCGACTGGTATGCCGCGCTCGTCTCGGCGACCGAAGACCGCCTGCGCTCGCTCGTGCAGTTGTGGCAGGACTGCGTGTCGCTGCAACGCCGCTTCGGCCAGACCGACGACGCGCCCGAGTGGAAACCGGCGTTTCCGTATTGGGAACTGGGCGGTGCGCGCCACTACGACCACGGCTTGCTGCTGTTCTCGACCATATCGGCAGCGTTGTGCACGTTCCTGATGGGCATGGCGTGGATATATACGGGCTGGAACGATGGTGCTGCGGGCGTCTCGCTCGGTGCCGTGGCCTGCTGCTTCTTTGCGGCGATGGACGAGCCAGCCCCTTTCATCCGCTCGTTCTTCTGGGCGACGGCCGTGTGCGTGGTGTTCGCTGCCGTGTACGTGTTCTTCATCCTCACGAACGCGCACGACTTCGGTCTGCTGGTGGCGATGTTTGCCGTGCCGTATCTGTTGCTCGGCACGTTCATCCCGCAGCCGCGCTTCACGATGGTGGCGATGCTCGTTGCCGTGAATACGGCGAGCTTCGTCGGCATTCAGGGCGGCTACAGCGCCGACTTCTCGGCGTTCTTCAACAGCAACATCGCGGGGCTTGCCGGCGTGCTGTTCGCGCTGCTCTGGACCTTGCAGACGCGCCCGTTCGGCACACGCGTGGCGATGCGGCGGCTGATTCATTCGAGCTGGCGCGACATTGCGAAGAACGCCGTCGGCCGCTCGGTTGCCGAACACGGCCGCCTGCGTGCGCGACTGCTCGACCGGCTCGGTCAACTGGTGCCGCGACTCGCCGCCAGCGAGAGCGAGACGTCAAGCGACGGCTTTACCGAAGTGCGCGTCGAACTCTCGGCGCTGGCGTTGCAGCGAGAGCTGCCGCATCTGAACTCCTCGCAGCGCGATGCCGTACAGGCCGTGCTCACCGACGTGGCGCGCTTTTATCAGTCGCGACTCGACGAACAAGTGAGCCAGCCCGACACCACGCTGCACGACAAACTGCTGGGCGCTGTGCGCTCGTTGGTGGCCCATAGCGATCAGGCCTCGCGCAGCGCGCGCGCCTCGCTCATGGACATCCACATTGCGCTGTTCCCGGCCACACGACCTGAGAGTGCCCAATGA
- a CDS encoding efflux RND transporter periplasmic adaptor subunit, with translation MKLKLRSLGPVILTLAVSVVAVFVLLHLWDYYTVAPWTRDGRIRADIVQVAPDVSGLITDVEVKDNQPVHRGDLLFVIDRDRYTLALQQAEANAAALRATLAQSRRENARNHQLTEVVAKEVVEAGQAKVESGEAAVAQANAAVQLAKLNLERTRVLAPADGYLNDRLPRVGDYVSTGRPVLSMVDANSLHVEGYFEETKMRGIHIGDKVEVRLMGERHVLHGHVQSIVAGIEDRDRTSGASMLPNVNPTFNWVRLAQRIPVRIALDDVPKDMRLVAGRTATVTVVEAQGHKSKEGSKEGSKEGNPSKSAAAAEATDSAAHTTVAAARSTGSLQGAQQ, from the coding sequence ATGAAACTGAAACTTCGCTCCCTTGGGCCCGTCATCCTGACGCTCGCCGTCTCGGTCGTTGCGGTCTTTGTTCTCCTGCACCTGTGGGACTACTACACCGTCGCCCCGTGGACCCGCGACGGCCGCATCCGTGCCGACATCGTGCAGGTGGCGCCCGACGTCTCCGGCCTCATCACCGATGTCGAGGTCAAGGACAACCAGCCCGTGCATCGCGGCGACCTGCTGTTCGTGATCGACCGCGACCGCTACACACTGGCGCTGCAACAGGCCGAAGCCAACGCCGCCGCGCTGCGCGCCACGCTGGCCCAGTCGCGTCGCGAAAACGCTCGCAATCATCAACTGACGGAAGTCGTCGCGAAAGAAGTCGTCGAAGCCGGTCAGGCCAAAGTCGAGTCGGGTGAAGCTGCGGTGGCGCAAGCCAATGCCGCCGTGCAACTCGCCAAGCTCAATCTCGAACGCACTCGCGTGCTGGCACCGGCCGACGGTTATCTGAACGATCGCCTGCCGCGCGTGGGCGACTACGTGAGCACGGGCCGTCCGGTGCTCTCGATGGTCGACGCGAATTCGCTGCACGTGGAAGGTTATTTCGAAGAAACAAAGATGCGCGGCATTCACATCGGCGACAAGGTTGAAGTGCGCCTGATGGGCGAGCGCCACGTGCTGCACGGTCATGTGCAGAGCATCGTCGCCGGTATCGAAGACCGCGACCGCACCAGCGGCGCGTCGATGCTGCCGAACGTCAACCCGACGTTCAACTGGGTGCGTCTTGCCCAGCGCATTCCGGTGCGCATTGCGCTCGACGATGTGCCCAAGGACATGCGGCTCGTCGCCGGCCGCACCGCCACCGTGACGGTCGTGGAAGCGCAGGGCCATAAATCGAAAGAGGGATCGAAAGAAGGATCGAAAGAAGGCAATCCGTCAAAGTCCGCCGCGGCCGCCGAGGCGACTGACAGCGCTGCGCACACCACCGTTGCCGCCGCGCGCTCGACCGGTTCCCTTCAGGGAGCACAGCAGTGA